The Vicia villosa cultivar HV-30 ecotype Madison, WI linkage group LG1, Vvil1.0, whole genome shotgun sequence genome includes a region encoding these proteins:
- the LOC131623455 gene encoding dof zinc finger protein 1-like translates to MEQGGSCGGRGGGDGRRGEMNKQVPNHPQAQKCPRCDSFNTKFCYYNNYSLSQPRFFCKTCRRYWTQGGTLRNVPVGGGCRKGKRPKNSATASSSNSIGNSSLAYAHAQAHAQSALQQSTDQSTIAALARDPSVLASLSSTVPYYQGGVGYMSSFAAFNPALNPNLSTHNYNPSLGGVGVGVGSSSNLGLLQGFNAAAALGNSSQGQNRPSQFFQMGGNCGPMFTSEQQGLSLLPPSLSGSGSAADNWPQNYINNTNNTRIPEQSLWSTVSTTSISGVSSDRNGGSGTLGGIGIGIGSSSGGDGVSAPLGPNQWPDLSGFNPQ, encoded by the coding sequence atggagCAGGGTGGGAGTTGTGGCGGTCGCGGTGGTGGAGATGGACGAAGAGGTGAGATGAATAAGCAAGTTCCTAATCATCCTCAGGCTCAGAAGTGTCCTCGGTGTGACTCGTTCAACACCAAGTTCTGCTATTACAACAACTATAGCCTCTCTCAGCCCCGTTTCTTCTGCAAAACATGCAGAAGATACTGGACTCAGGGAGGGACATTGAGAAATGTTCCTGTTGGTGGCGGTTGTCGTAAGGGAAAGAGACCTAAAAACTCAGCCACAGCCTCTTCAAGTAATTCCATTGGGAATTCTTCTCTAGCTTATGCTCATGCTCAAGCTCATGCTCAGTCAGCGCTGCAACAGTCGACTGATCAGTCGACTATTGCTGCGCTGGCTAGAGATCCTTCAGTTTTAGCTTCTCTTTCCTCCACTGTTCCTTATTATCAAGGTGGTGTTGGTTATATGTCATCTTTTGCAGCGTTTAATCCAGCTCTGAATCCAAATCTATCAACACACAATTATAATCCGTCTCTCGGCGGAGTTGGTGTTGGTGTTGGTTCTTCTTCAAATTTGGGTCTTTTACAAGGCTTTAATGCTGCTGCTGCTCTTGGAAATTCATCACAGGGACAAAACCGTCCATCTCAGTTTTTTCAAATGGGTGGTAATTGTGGACCAATGTTTACTTCAGAACAACAAGGTCTGAGTTTGCTTCCACCATCTCTTTCCGGTTCGGGTTCCGCCGCTGATAATTGGCCTCAAAACTACATCAACAATACAAACAACACTAGAATCCCCGAGCAATCTCTGTGGAGTACTGTCAGCACCACTTCAATTTCCGGAGTTAGTTCTGATAGGAATGGTGGCAGTGGCACCCTTGGTGGTATTGGTATCGGTATCGGCAGCAGTAGCGGCGGAGACGGCGTTTCTGCTCCTCTGGGCCCAAATCAGTGGCCTGATCTTTCCGGATTCAACCCTCAGTGA